From the Streptomyces nodosus genome, the window GTTCGGGGAAATCGAGGAAGGGTCAGACGGTGCGGACGCCGAGGGCGGGGAGGACCACGGCGTCGATGTACGAGGTGAGGAAGGCACGGGTCGGCGGCTGGTCGTCCAGCAGCGTGCGGGTGGCGAACCCGCCGACCATCATGTGCACCAGGAAGTCCAGCGCCGGGCAGTCGGGACGGATCTCGCCCCGGTCGACGGCGCGGCGCAGCACCTGCTGGAAGGCCGCGATCTCCGGCTCGATGAGCTGCTCCCGGAACGCCTGCCGCAGATCCGGGCTGTGATGGATCGCCATGGCCACGCCCCGCATCAGGGCGGAGTTCTGCTCCATGGTGCAGTCGTCCTCCAGCGCCACCAGGGCGTGCAGGTCGCCTTGGAGCGAACCGGTGTCGATGTCGTCGGCATGGCCCGGCTTGCCGTGCCGGATGGCCTTCACGACCAGCTCGGCCTTGCCGCCCCACTGGCGGTAGAGCGTCGCCTTGCTGGACCGGGTGCGGGCGGCCACGGCGTCCATGGTGAGGGCGTCGTAACCGACCTCCCGGAGCAGGCCGAGCACCGCGCCGTACAGCTCGGCCTCGCGCTCGGGGGTGATCCGGCTGCGACGTCCCGTTGCGACCTCGGTCATATGGACCACCTTCCCACTCCGGCGTCCGGAGCGGCAGGCTCCGAACGAAACGGTTTCGTACAGGTCCACCATACCCCGCCCCCATAGCGAAACGAAACGGTTTCGTACGTGCTCTGAATCACGGTCGTCCGGGGAACCATCCGGCGTGCTCCCCGCCCACGAGTTGCCCCGGCCCGCCCCGCGGAAAAGCATGGGTAGGTGAGCGATGCGAGCGACGTGTTCGAGAACGCACCCGGCTACCTCCGCTTCCCTCATCTGCACGGCGACCGCCTGTGCTTCGCCGCCGAGGACGACCTGTGGGTGGCCCGGGTGGACGGGTCCGGCCGCGCCTTCCGGCTCACCGTGGACCGCACCAAGATCGGCCATCCCCGTTTCTCGCCCGACGGCCGCCTCGTCGCGTACACCAGCTGGCGCAGCTTCGTCCCGGAGATCCATCTGACCCGGGTGGACGGCGGTCCCGGCCGACGGCTCACCTACTGGGGGAGCGCCGACACCCGGGTGTGCGGGTGGACCCCGGAGGGCGACATCCTCGCCGTCGCCTCGCACGGCGAGCCGTTCTCCTATCTGACCTGGGCCTACCAGGTCCCCACCGACGGCGACCCCGGCGCCAAGCTCCCCTGGGGCCCCGTCTCGGACATCGCGGTCACCGATGTCGCCGGCGAGCGCGCGGTCCTGCTGCTCACCGGCACCCCGCCCCATGAGCCGGCCTCCTGGAAGCGCTACCGGGGCGGCGCCACGGGCCGGCTCTGGCTGAACGGCCGGCAGTTGCTCGCGGGCCTCGACGGCCATCTCGACTCCCCGATGTTCGTCGGCGGACGGATCGCGTTCCTCTCCGACCACGAGGGCGTCGGCAACCTCTACTCATGCGCTCACGACGGGACCGATCTGCGCCGCCACACCGACCATGACGCCTTCTACGCCCGCCATGCCGCCAGCGACGGCTCCCGGGTGGTGTACCAGTGCGCGGGTGACCTGTGGATCGTCGACGACCTCTCCCCCGACTCGATCCCGCGCCGCCTCGACATACGCCTGGGCGGCCCCCGCGCGGGGCGCCGCGGCTACCAGGTGCCGGCCGCCCGGCATGTGGACGGGATCTCCGTCGACGAGACCGGCCGGGCCAGTGCCGTGGTGGTGCGCGGCAGCCTGCACTGGCTCACCCACCGGGACGGCCCCGCCCGTACGGTCACGGACACCCCCGGGGTACGGGTACGGCTGCCGGAGATGATGGGCCTGGGCGGACAGGTCGCCTATGTCACCGACGCGGAGGGCGACGACGCGATCGAGATCGCCTATCTGCCTCGGGCCTCGGGCGACCGCGCACCGCGCCGGCTGGCGTCCGGCCGGCTGGGCCGCGTGCTGGAGATGGTGGCGGACCCGGAGGGCGAGCGGCTCGCCATCGCGTCCCACGACGGACGGCTGCTGCTGATCACGGTCTCCGAGGAGCCCGAGACCACCGCGGGACCGGACGAACCACCGGAGCCCCAGGGTCCGGGCACGCCGGGGGATCCGCCGGAGCCCCAGGGTCCGGGCACGCCAGAGGATCCACCGGAGCCCCGGCAGCCGGGCACGGCCGAAGGATCGCAAGAGCCACGGGAAACGGGCAGGACCCGGGAGCAGCAGGAGCCCCAGACACCAGGCCCGACCCAGGAGCAGCAGAAGCACCAGACACCAGGCATGACCGAGGGGGCTCGGGAGCCAAGCGCACCGGGCACAGCCGAGGAACCGCGGGAGTCCCGGCAGCCGGGCGCGGGCGAGGGGCCGCGGCAGGACGCGGGGCCCGCGCAGACCGGGACGGCGGACGCCGAGGGGCCGCGGGAGACCGCGACGCCGGGGGAGCCGGGCGGCGCCGAGGTCACCGAGTTGGTCCGCTCGGTCAACGGGCCGGTGCGGGATCTGGCGTTCTCCCCGGACGGGGCCTGGCTGACCTGGTCGCACCCGGGGATCGGACGGACGCTGCGGCAGATCAAGATGGCCCGGATCAAGGACCGGTTGATTCTCGACGTCACCAACGGCCGCTTCGAGGACGAGAACCCGGTGTTCACCCGCGACGGACGCTATCTGGCGTTCCTGTCCTGGCGCGGCTTCGACCCGGTGTACGACGTGCACACCGGCGATCTGTCGTTCCCGCTCGGCTGCCGTCCCTATCTGGTCCCGCTGTCCTCGGCCACCCCCTCCCCCTTCGCGCTGAACCCGGAGGGACGGCCGGCGGCCGGCGGCCTCGACCCGCTGGAGGAGGAAGAGGAGGGCGACGGGGTGGTGACCGTCGAGGTGGAGGGGCTGGAGAACCGGGTCACGCCGTTCCCGGTCCCGGCCTCCAAGTACTCGGAGCTGCGCCCGGTCGCGGGCGGCGGCCTGGTATGGCTGCGCTGGCCGATCTCGGGCGCGCTCGGCGAGACCTTTGTGAATCCGGACGACACCTCCGGCCGGCCCACCCTGGAGCACTTCAGCATCAGCAAGGCGAAGAAGTCCGAACTGGTCGGCCATCTGGACTGGTTCGCGATCAGCGGGGACGGCACCCGGCTGGTGGTCGTGGACGAGGGCGATCTGCGGGCGGTGCCGTCCACCGAGACCGGCGACCTGGACACCACGGTCTGGATCGACACCCGCCGGATCATGCACGAGGTGGACCCCCCGGCGGAGTGGCGGCAGGCGTACGCGGAGGCGGGACGGCTGATCCGGGCGTACTTCTGGGACCCCGGGATGTGCGGGATCGACTGGGACGCGGTCCTGGAGCAGTACCGTCCGCTGCTCGAACGGGTCGCCTCGCCGGACGAGTTCGCGGATCTGCTGCGCGAGGTGCTGGGCGAGCTGGGCACCTCCCACGCCTATGTGTCACCGGCCCGGCGCAACGAGGGCCCGGCCCACTACCAGCGCCACCAGGGCCTGCTGGGCGCCAACTTCGTACGCCGTGAGGGAGGCTGGACGGTGCGACGGATCCTGCCGGGCGAGTCCTCGGACTCCAAGGCGCGCTCGCCCCTGGCGGGCACGGGCATCCGGGAGGGCGCCGTCCTGACCCATGTGGACGGACGGCCGGTGGACCCGGTGACGGGGCCCTACCCGCTGCTGGCCGCGGCGGGCGGCACGACCACGGAACTGACCTTCACCTCCGCGGACGGGGAGGGCGGGCCCCGCCGGGTGGCCGTGGTCCCGCTGATCGACGAGCGCCCCCTGCGCTACCAGGACTGGGTGGCCAAACGCCGCGCGCTCGTACGGGAGTTGAGCGGCGGTCGCTGCGGCTATCTACACATCCCGGACATGGGGGGATCGGGCTGGGCGCAGTTCAACCGGGACCTCAGGATGGAGGTCTCGCGGCCGGCCCTGATCGTGGATGTGCGCGGCAACGCGGGCGGCAACATCAGCGAACTGGTCATCGAGAAGCTGACGCGCACGATCCTGGGCTGGGATCTGACCCGCGACGCCCAGCCGGTGTCGTACACCTCCAACGCCCCCCGGGGGCCGATCGTGGCGCTGGCCGACGAGGCGACCTCCTCGGACGGCGACATGATCACGGCGGCGATCAGACTGCTGGAGCTCGGCCCCGTGGTGGGCTCGCGGACGTGGGGCGGTGTGGTCGGCATGACGGGCCGCCATCGGCTCGGCGACGGCACGGTGATCACGGTCCCGATGAACGCGGCATGGTTCACGGAGTACGGCTGGTCGGTCGAGAACCGGGGCGTGGAACCGGATCTGGAGATCCTGCGCACCCCGCTGGACTGGGCCGAGGGCCGTCACAAGCAACTCGACGACGCGGTCGAGCTGGCCCTGGAGCTGCTCCGCACCAACCCTCCGGCCACTCCCCCGGACCACCGCGACATCCCGGACCGGACCCGCCCCAAACTGCCCCCGAGAGCGACGGGTTGACCTCCGCCGTACCGGCGCTCGTCGCACCGGCGCTGGACGGACGTGCGAACGGGGTGCTCTCGAGAGAGCACCCCGCTGTCCCGGCCAAGGCCGAGCACGACCACGAACTAGGCGTCGTAGTCCTGGTTGAAGCGGTCCTCCGCCTCGTCCCGCATCCGCTGCGTGTCCTCCTGCGCCTGGCGGCCCTGCTGCGGGTTCTGCTGGGACTGCTGGGACCCCCGGCCACGCTGCTGACCCTGCTGGCCCTGCTGCTGGCCCTGCTGGCCCTGCTGCTTGCCCTGCTCGGCCTTGCGCTTGGCCTGCTGCTTCATCTGCTCGGACTTTTCCTGGAACTGGTCCTTCATGCCCATGAGGGTTCACTCCCGTACTGGGTGAGGGGATCGGGCTCGACCAGACTGACACGCCCGGACACACTACGCATTTCGATCAGTCACGGAGCGTGTGCAGGGTAGGCGCCGCAGCTCGTCGGCCTCTCCCCCGGCCCCCACCAGGCCCGTGCTCACTCCCTTGAGCCGCGGCTCGAATCTGCGCATCTCCCGCTGTCCCACGGTCGCGACGATCCCCGGCAGATGTCCGCGTACCGCCTGGAGTCCGCGCAGCCAGCCCTGCCCGTAGACATGGCTCGACCGCCGCTCGATCCCGGCGACCAGCCGGTCCACCGCGGGACCCGGCGGATAGGTCTTGCCGGCCGGCCACGGCAGCCGCTGCCGCAGCTCCCGCATCGCCGCGTCCCGGTCGGCGCCCCGCACCATGTCCGTGTCGGTCCAGGACAGATAGCCGACCCCGACCCGTACGCCCCGGTGTGCGACCTCGGCGCGCAGACAGTGTGCGTACGCCTCCACGCCCGATTTGGAGGCGCAGTACGCCGTCATCATCGGCGCCGGTGTGATCGCCGCGAGCGAGGCGATCTGGAGCAGATAGCCACGGCTCTCGATCAGCGCCGGAAGGAAGGCCCGCGCGGTCACCGCCGAGCCGACCAGATTGACCTCGATCACCCGCCGCCATGCCTCGGGGTCGGAGTCGGCGAACGGACCGCCGTTCGCCACACCGGCGTTGGCGACCACGATGTCGACCTTCCCGAACCGCTCCGTGACCTGCCGCGCGACCTTCGTCATGGTCTCGTGGTCGGTGACATCGGCGCACCAGTGGGCACTGACCCCGTACAACTGCTCGGAGACCCGGGCGAGTTCCTCCGCCTCCAGGCCGACGAGGGCGACCTCGGCGCCGCGCGCCGACAGCTTGCGGGCCAGCAGTTCGCCGACCCCGCGCGCGGCGCCGGTGACGACCGCGACCTTCCCCTCCAGACTCACCTTGCTCATGCACCCTCCTCGATCCCTGTGTCCACCCATGGGCGGGGCACCGGCGCACCCGGCCCCGCCGCGGTCGGCGCGGGGGCCCGGAGCACCTGGTACTCGGCCAGGTCCACGCGCCGTGTGGCGTTGCGGAACTCCGTCGTGGTGCCGGGCCAGACGGTGGTGTTGCGGCCCTCGGCGTCGAGATACCAGCTGGTGCAGCCGCCCGTGTTCCACACCGTGCGCTTCATGCGCTCCTGCACCGTGTGGTTCCAGGCGTCCACGGCACCCTGCCGGGCGTCCAGCGCGACCCGGCCGC encodes:
- a CDS encoding TetR/AcrR family transcriptional regulator; protein product: MTEVATGRRSRITPEREAELYGAVLGLLREVGYDALTMDAVAARTRSSKATLYRQWGGKAELVVKAIRHGKPGHADDIDTGSLQGDLHALVALEDDCTMEQNSALMRGVAMAIHHSPDLRQAFREQLIEPEIAAFQQVLRRAVDRGEIRPDCPALDFLVHMMVGGFATRTLLDDQPPTRAFLTSYIDAVVLPALGVRTV
- a CDS encoding SDR family oxidoreductase, translating into MSKVSLEGKVAVVTGAARGVGELLARKLSARGAEVALVGLEAEELARVSEQLYGVSAHWCADVTDHETMTKVARQVTERFGKVDIVVANAGVANGGPFADSDPEAWRRVIEVNLVGSAVTARAFLPALIESRGYLLQIASLAAITPAPMMTAYCASKSGVEAYAHCLRAEVAHRGVRVGVGYLSWTDTDMVRGADRDAAMRELRQRLPWPAGKTYPPGPAVDRLVAGIERRSSHVYGQGWLRGLQAVRGHLPGIVATVGQREMRRFEPRLKGVSTGLVGAGGEADELRRLPCTRSVTDRNA
- a CDS encoding S41 family peptidase, which encodes MSDASDVFENAPGYLRFPHLHGDRLCFAAEDDLWVARVDGSGRAFRLTVDRTKIGHPRFSPDGRLVAYTSWRSFVPEIHLTRVDGGPGRRLTYWGSADTRVCGWTPEGDILAVASHGEPFSYLTWAYQVPTDGDPGAKLPWGPVSDIAVTDVAGERAVLLLTGTPPHEPASWKRYRGGATGRLWLNGRQLLAGLDGHLDSPMFVGGRIAFLSDHEGVGNLYSCAHDGTDLRRHTDHDAFYARHAASDGSRVVYQCAGDLWIVDDLSPDSIPRRLDIRLGGPRAGRRGYQVPAARHVDGISVDETGRASAVVVRGSLHWLTHRDGPARTVTDTPGVRVRLPEMMGLGGQVAYVTDAEGDDAIEIAYLPRASGDRAPRRLASGRLGRVLEMVADPEGERLAIASHDGRLLLITVSEEPETTAGPDEPPEPQGPGTPGDPPEPQGPGTPEDPPEPRQPGTAEGSQEPRETGRTREQQEPQTPGPTQEQQKHQTPGMTEGAREPSAPGTAEEPRESRQPGAGEGPRQDAGPAQTGTADAEGPRETATPGEPGGAEVTELVRSVNGPVRDLAFSPDGAWLTWSHPGIGRTLRQIKMARIKDRLILDVTNGRFEDENPVFTRDGRYLAFLSWRGFDPVYDVHTGDLSFPLGCRPYLVPLSSATPSPFALNPEGRPAAGGLDPLEEEEEGDGVVTVEVEGLENRVTPFPVPASKYSELRPVAGGGLVWLRWPISGALGETFVNPDDTSGRPTLEHFSISKAKKSELVGHLDWFAISGDGTRLVVVDEGDLRAVPSTETGDLDTTVWIDTRRIMHEVDPPAEWRQAYAEAGRLIRAYFWDPGMCGIDWDAVLEQYRPLLERVASPDEFADLLREVLGELGTSHAYVSPARRNEGPAHYQRHQGLLGANFVRREGGWTVRRILPGESSDSKARSPLAGTGIREGAVLTHVDGRPVDPVTGPYPLLAAAGGTTTELTFTSADGEGGPRRVAVVPLIDERPLRYQDWVAKRRALVRELSGGRCGYLHIPDMGGSGWAQFNRDLRMEVSRPALIVDVRGNAGGNISELVIEKLTRTILGWDLTRDAQPVSYTSNAPRGPIVALADEATSSDGDMITAAIRLLELGPVVGSRTWGGVVGMTGRHRLGDGTVITVPMNAAWFTEYGWSVENRGVEPDLEILRTPLDWAEGRHKQLDDAVELALELLRTNPPATPPDHRDIPDRTRPKLPPRATG